Below is a genomic region from Chitinivibrionia bacterium.
CGCTTCACGCAAAGACCGCCGAGGCAAAAATTCAAGTGGAACTCGCTCAACTCGAAACCCTGTATCCGCGCCTTACCAAAATGTGGGCGCACTTGTCGCGAATGCACGCAGGAGTAGGAACGCGCGGTCCGGGTGAAACTCAGCTTGAAAGCGACAGACGAATAGTGCAGAAAAAAATATCCGTGCTGAAAGAACGCTTGGCAAAAATAGAAAAAGTGCGCGAAACGCAAAGCAAATCCCGCAAAGAAACCTTTTTATGCTCGTTGGTCGGCTACACAAACGTCGGAAAAAGCACGCTTCTTAACGCTATTTGCGGCAGCGATGTTTTGGTCGAAAACAAACTTTTCGCAACCTTGGATACCAGCACCCGAAAAACGCGGATAGACGGCGCGGGCGACATAATAATGAGCGACACCGTTGGATTTTTGCGCAAACTTCCGCACCATTTGGTCGCCTCTTTCCGAAGCACGCTCGAGACCTTGGTTGAAGCGGATTTGCTTTTGGTGGTAATGGACGCCTCTACGCAATGGTATCGTCAGCAGTTGGAAGTTGTGCGCGAAGTAATCGCCGATTTGGGCGCAAAAGACAAGCCCGTAATGCTGATTTTCAACAAAGAGGATTTGGTCGATAACCCCTTAGACAAAATAGAAATTGAAAACGAATATCCCAATGCGGTTTTTGCTTGCGCCCGAAATAAAGCAAGCGTGGACGAGTTAAAAATCCGTATCGGCGAAGCGATAGAAGCGGTGAGACGGACGGTTTTGAGCGAAGAAACTATAAAGAAAGCGCAGAAACCAAGAATTGAAGTTGGGTAATTAAATCTCAATTTCTCCGATGTTTTCTTCTGTTTCCTCAATATCGACATTTTCTGCAACAACAGGCGGTGCGCCAAACTCGTACTCTGTTTCCCATCTCTCTCTTGCGACAAAAACATCGGGGAATGCAATTCTCTTTTCGCCTGCCATAAACGGGAAAAGCGTTCCCGTGTCGTGTTCGCCGTTTTGGTTGCGGTCGCCAATAAGCCAAATTCGGTATTCTCCTGCGGGAATATTTACTAAGAAATTTTCAGTTGTGCGAAAGACGTTCGTTCCGCTTTTCAATTCCCAAAGCGGATTTTCGGGCAGTTCGCCCATAAAGTCCCACGATAAGCGCGGACTAATTGCAGATGGTGGTGGGGGTAGCGCGGTTTCTGTAGGGGCGAAAAATCTTTCGCCCTGCCCCCCGTGTTCGTTCGTATCATCTGCGTCCGATGCGTCATTTTGGGCAAAAGATGTTTTGCCCCTACAATCGTCCGACATCTTACATAGCAAACTGTCAAGTTTTGCCAATCTCAGAGTATCGTCAAGCGTTGTGCCGTTAAATCTGATGGTATCGCGATATATGGTATCTCCGTCGTTTACAAAAATTCTCAGAGATTGAGTCGAAAGTGTGTATAGGCGATTTTGTAAGCTGTCCGACAAAAAAATTGCCATCGAAAAATCACTGCTTTCGAGCTGTTTTACTTCTTTTATTTCGAGATTTTCACCGTCGCTTTCGTTAAAAACCTTAATTTCGGAGTAGTTTTTTTCTTTGGAATTTACAAGTACAACCGTCGGCGAAATTGCAGTCGCGCTCAAAATTCGGTTTTGCGCGGTATCGCTCGTTGCGGGAAATAATTCTTGAAATGTTTGTGTAGAAACAATCTTTTCCACTCCTATAAAAACGGGCTGTCTCGGAACTATTCTGTTCAGTCCTTGCCTGTCCATAAAGCCGATTACGCGGTAGTTGCTTTCCAAAATATTGTCGAAACGAAAATTTCCGAGCGAATCGGCTTGCGTTATGTAATCGGGGGTTGAAAGCAAAACGCTGTCGCCCTGCGCCACCCGCTCCTCAAAAAACAGTCCGACTTTCGGAAAAACGCCGTCCGTTGCTTCAAAAAATATTCTGCCTGCAATGAAAGACGTATCGATAAAATCGCCCGTTGAAAAAATAATGTTTTGGGTTGCAAGCAAATTATTTCCCGAAAAATCGCTGATGTCGCCTAAAAACGATAGGTGATAAGTTGTATTCGGCAAAAGCGGCGTTTTGGGTTTAATTTCAGCGTTTCTTCCACGCACTCTTACCGAAAATGGGGTGTTCGGCGAAATTATTACCCCGCTTTCAACGCTTCTCGGCATTACCCACTCCGAAAATTGCACGGCAATTCTTACGTTTTGAGGAACGTTTAAAGATTGGTTTTGCGGGAAAACTTCGGCTATAGTCGGCGGGGTTTTGTCGCCCTCGCCGCCTGTGGGAAACACGCGATTTGCGCAAGAAATCAAGAAAAAAGAGAGCGCGAAAACAAAAAGAATTTTCATTAACGCCTCTTTGTTTTGGGGTCGTTTTTGTCGCTTGCGTTTTGTTGGCGTTTCGCGTTTTGCTGTTGAGCTAATTTACGCGCTTCTTCCGCCGTCATTGTCTCTATTTTGTCGCTGTGAAAAGGGTGATAATAAAATATTTCGCTTTTACATTCGGTTTCATTCATAATTTCATACCATTTTTGACGATCTTTTGCCTCGCAGAAAGAAAAAACTTTGCCCGCTTTCCCCATTCTGCCGCATCTGCCCGCTCTGTGAACAAAAAGCGTTGCGCTTGACGGCACATTCAGCGAAATAACCGCGTCAAGACCGCTGAAATCCAGTCCTCTGGCGGCAATATCGGTTGCGACAAGAATTTTCACATTTCCTTTGTCGAATTTTTCCGTAATGTAATTTCGCTGAGTCAGCGTTTTATCGGAATGCAAACAAGCGCACTCAAAGCCCTTTTGCGTAATTTCTTTTGAAATCGCCTCCGCATTTGCTTTTGAGTCGGTGAAAACTATAACTTTTTGGTTTTTCAGTTCTCCAAGCATAAACAAAAGCGCTTTTCGCTTCTTGTCTTTTTCGGCAAAAACCGAATTTATGATAA
It encodes:
- the hflX gene encoding GTPase HflX; its protein translation is MIDKKTTKAETVVLAGLHIAKTPKIIFEEDLAEMLMLCETAGANVVETFVQKTQKPVAATYFGSGKLEEIKCFMDENDCDTLVIDAELRPSQIQNIEKIVGKKIIDRSQLILDIFSLHAKTAEAKIQVELAQLETLYPRLTKMWAHLSRMHAGVGTRGPGETQLESDRRIVQKKISVLKERLAKIEKVRETQSKSRKETFLCSLVGYTNVGKSTLLNAICGSDVLVENKLFATLDTSTRKTRIDGAGDIIMSDTVGFLRKLPHHLVASFRSTLETLVEADLLLVVMDASTQWYRQQLEVVREVIADLGAKDKPVMLIFNKEDLVDNPLDKIEIENEYPNAVFACARNKASVDELKIRIGEAIEAVRRTVLSEETIKKAQKPRIEVG
- a CDS encoding Ig-like domain-containing protein, which translates into the protein MKILFVFALSFFLISCANRVFPTGGEGDKTPPTIAEVFPQNQSLNVPQNVRIAVQFSEWVMPRSVESGVIISPNTPFSVRVRGRNAEIKPKTPLLPNTTYHLSFLGDISDFSGNNLLATQNIIFSTGDFIDTSFIAGRIFFEATDGVFPKVGLFFEERVAQGDSVLLSTPDYITQADSLGNFRFDNILESNYRVIGFMDRQGLNRIVPRQPVFIGVEKIVSTQTFQELFPATSDTAQNRILSATAISPTVVLVNSKEKNYSEIKVFNESDGENLEIKEVKQLESSDFSMAIFLSDSLQNRLYTLSTQSLRIFVNDGDTIYRDTIRFNGTTLDDTLRLAKLDSLLCKMSDDCRGKTSFAQNDASDADDTNEHGGQGERFFAPTETALPPPPSAISPRLSWDFMGELPENPLWELKSGTNVFRTTENFLVNIPAGEYRIWLIGDRNQNGEHDTGTLFPFMAGEKRIAFPDVFVARERWETEYEFGAPPVVAENVDIEETEENIGEIEI